The sequence cagaatttaatttgttctttttaggcaagaaatattattaagataatacttcataggaaactaaaggctgcttcttcaattacaccttgagaaaccagcgcagtcattcatattttctctgcgttgtattattggatgtgttatgagacagctgatacttggcctttacacaagctccttgaagcaaacagggctgtgaattgtcaaatgaaacaacagctctgctgcccacgtcccgctccagcaccgaaccctgactggggctcgctgggcgctgcaaaaccaaacttacgtcctgagcactgtgctggatccgggggaattctgggttccatgttcttcagagcccgagatctccaggtttccgtatctgaaaaaatgagatggctgtttagaggaacctctactgagcaacccaaacagcgtaatccatatacaattggcataaacatatagatattggcatattcatatacaattggcatgaagacaagggcttcatgctggacaactCCAccatggctggggaagctgcggcagagatgaagggtttgcacatatcccccgtgcactggtctttttttaagggacaagctgtattggttttcttgtgtcggtcccagtttggttccttagcggtcagaccacgcacgctttccccacctggcgcttaagctttaatgagatttgggatgtgggcaacgtgcatttacacatggtgtgtttacgctgaaatcctgaattttgcaggattcttttctgtcaacatccccctgtcgtgtataataaatgacggctcagtttccattctgtcccggctctcacctgtccaggagcagttccaggactgtgctggtggaagcaaaggccctgtacgtggagaggaagatgctgatgtatgtgaagtcattatcggcaaaggccgtcggaagcgtctccaccagcttttccaaagttccagctttcagggccctgctgttgcacgtctcgtccgggctgacagtgtgtcctgcagggaactggtccccttcagcctacaaagtggaaacaaagacaaagcacaaaactcagacagaagccagagccccgacagagcttgcacaacgaaacacagattccattccaccttttcacaggaatagtccatctctagttactaaacaattttgtcggtttgggctctccaaacaccaaatgctgtatcaaatactggaggacaatcaagacatttcttattgaaacagccaagtgtttccagtgcttaagctgtaatctcctggttgcctttgaaactgaccattctctcataacagggccaaccattcaaaaaccccggatgctttcttagcatccagaagtttaagaaaggtttctcagacttcttgcagcatgaaagatctaagttccttcacttactccaacctctacaagaaaatactaagcaaggtttcaagcttctcagtacttaaaggaattggtaataaagcccaactcactcaaaatgaacaaaaccagttgtattcctttcaacacgggttctatgaaattttcagttagagctgcatttctctcagacacatccactaccagccaacgcttttcagctgaaaagcctccaaatcactctacaaatgcagcatcactaagaactcttcccatcagctggaaaatgtacaggaggtcaaaaatactttctgctgtttctcccggtaaaaacaggaggcagagatgggaaatctgccactcaaagtctctatactaccaacctggacaccacaccaaagcaagttcttatattattgccttggatcctgaagaaaatgtagaaacatcgcaacataacatgaaagttctacccacctcctgaccctctggctcaaactgccacagctgcaccgattgcaatgaagtgaggacactttgatcagctgggggcttggccaccatgccagctttacttaccccgagccatcttgctccttcgctgtcagtctgctggatctgcgctcttctcaggctgtcgcagtcaacagctccttcttgtgcgtcttcagctccatcctcagttgtgctctgccaggaaaagggccaagagaaacaagtcagagagaaaggaacatggtccctgcacaagcgcaggctgcagacaccagcatgccagcaccaggatctcacaacacctcaacaacgctcacttcagttgccactttttagctgccttcagttacctgggcctttttgggcttttaactgaaagcagagaggagctgagtgcacaacttactgcacaagtcaatgaaagaggtaagaattaaaccagagagtccagatctcctgaaccccaccactaacagccgctgtattaacatgctgatacatgttgaggagcaaagcactagagaattgaaaatagatgtaacaattaacttcagaaatacatatactggtccccctgcaaccacataatgctttttcttcatacataccacttgaataattaaagtttcagggctttactgactaccatagccttaagcacagcaacaactcaattagaaaggatttgagtgcagtgcaaccaaatcctggtttggggaagctggggtttggggtttttttgggggttgcttttctggtttttttttacctcttttaactctaaaatatccctaagtcatacagaactgtctgtgcaccagtgacttgcctcttgaacgctctgtggaacctccacatcttccccaggttggttcctcacattttcttccaggctctgtggagtctccacgtcttcttcagttggctcgcttggagtctcctctgtgcactctgcagtctctgtgtcttcctctgttgccttgcttagaccgttctcaacgcgctctggagtctctgcgtctttgtctgataccttgcttgtagtctccacatcttcctctcttgtctcgcttagagtctgctcaatgcgctctggagtctcctcaacgcgctctggaggctcctcagtacactctgggctctccacttcttccttggttggcttggtcagagtctcctcaaggctgtgcagagactccacatcttcctcgtctctcttctgcctgggtgtcctcctccttggtcttctccagcatctccaaagagacaggttccgaaaggggaagttccgagcctgttagaaaacaacggaaaaacagttttgaattgcagatagcaacacatttacttttaacgtccttgcaaaagtaccgggacaagatcacatgaaccctgaaattcagacactattacaatgcaaaaaatagataggatcatagaaacattttggttggaagagaccatcgagtgcaaccgtcaacccacccctggcactgccccatgtccctcaggacctcatctatgtcccttttaaacccctccagggatggtgaccccaccgctgccatgggcagcctgttccaatgtctaataaccctttcacagaatcccagaatgtcaggggttggaagggacctggaaagctcatccagtgcaatcccccatggagcaggaacacccagctgaggttccacaggaaggtgtccaggcgggtttgaatgtctgcagagaaggagactccacaacccccatgggcagcctgggccaggctctgacaccctcaccatgaagaagtttcttgtcaaatttaagaggaaccttttgtgtctcagtttgtacccgtcaccccttgtcctgtcactggttgtcactgagaagagcctggctccatcctcctgacactcaccctttacatatttataaacattaatgaggtcacccctcagtctcctcttctccagctccagagccccagctccctcagcctttcctcacacgggagatgctccactcccttcagcatcttggtggctgcgctggactctctccagcagttccctgtccttctggagctgaggggccacaactggacacaatattccaggggtggtctccccagggcagagcagaggggcaggagaacctctctgacctactgaccacccccttctaacccaccccgggtatcattggcttcctggccacaagggcccagtgctggctcatggttttccttcctcagtgtgatatatcacactatatttcaaatttaatctcttttttttagccatgccttttaagaaatgagaaagcattacacaaatcccttttatgaagtgaaactgcaaaaagaactattacattttttagcactaaagggacaatttacccggggagggcgggcggcggggcccggctcgctcatacccgtccgcagcagggcccgcagccgatcccgcacagggcgctgtgtccgcgtccgcaggcagggctgctgccggctccgccagccccgcactcccgctctctctcgcaccgaccgctcgcccccacgccaacggcggcgacggctccgccggcaccacggcgaccggacgcggcctcgcggcggcacgcgccgcccgcagccggccaatcgcagctcgccgccgctccgcgcgcgcccccttgccccgccctcagcccgcccgcagtccgagcccttgctcagccggacaaggcgccgggagcgggacagacggaccgagctgggagcgtgggcatcagactgtgcgtggaacacaacgtgtgctgcggcagagcccggggcgagcgctcccggagctgcttcacgcacacgcaccacgcgctgggattttactcctggccctttaaagattcctagcacaattgcttacatacagttctgaactagatattcattctgtggcttaaagtgttagttcgttagtaggctcttactatgtagttggttaaccctttaaaatgttatttccctctatcaatataacttcataaacaagtttcctaactttttacatagaacttcaccaccttttccttttccaggttcagagcccgtgccccatttggttatatctgtaaacattaaacatcttctcagcacgaaccacagctgcatttctcacagttcccctttttgctttttatcccattgattcgtgctttgacttcaaagttagccagcacctgcctaaaatcattaatttataccccgttccttttgctgccatttcaggatcgataggcatggctgagatttgcacgccttggactgctgaatgtagtaactgaataaagcacgggatcatgcatggcacaaacagtaaacgcagaaatgcacatactatcacgaaccctattttcttccaccaggctacagtttcaagaccaatatccattaggtggacctggccaccaagtgggaggaatagaggtacttgacgaatttgccctcaacgctaactgacaaggggttcgtccaacgtattcagtcatttgagaccccccacatatccagcacgaggtgacatttaattctcgggctgtcttttccataagatctataaacaggtttttccctgctgtcggtaattgtaatcctttgtctttttgccttatttcctcataccaatcactgctgttctgtaccaatttctgttgctcttgctttccttttaattcctgagtggcactcttaactaactcctccttctactgatcttgcactccccctccatctgaatagcccctcctaccagcttgtgtaaaacagatcctctgttctcccctagggcaggaggcagagcctacagcgagtccacctttctctaggttagttgctacccatcattcctgcccttggatttcacacttctccaatttttttctatcataacatccagaattaataggagcgtgataatgtagaacatattgggttagtctccctattctcacacgctcgtagcacttggtacagggattggccaggctaagttgggaacaataagtcaccactgccagcaaggggatcaggtccagggttctgcaccctctgcctctctggccgaccaggctgcagccgcagccgagttcgtcatcttctcggcagcaagggccgtgtccccgcctttcctgtttttaccgttagcgtggcgactttttatcgtttcccaactcttggccttcacttcccaggaacaacaggagcaacacggaatgtggtttctctgtctgcactctgttctcctcatcactggtgggctctaaattcccattcaccccttcagtaaatacctcccaccattctccgctattttttttctattcttccagcggcaactggaatcctcaaccgagccccggtttccttatcttctgttcttagacatttcttacacaatcctgtcggtaagttccctttgtggatatgcttataccacagtccatttacaacctaaacatcaaatataaaatgagaattacatatacaactcggttcaacacatttagctattaagccattctcattttcgtttatactgggcattcacatcaataacactaatagtagttacatcaccaatcccgtgtcaacttcaatttcagttcccctggttcttgagttactttccaggttctttcttccgtcagggctcctctaactcgagagacgcgtgtccatcctttccctgccctcccaacagctgtttctgtagttaacaaaacaagaaaaggtccctcccatcatggggttggagtttcttcttttcaggttttcattagtgttgcccccatatctaccagaaattctacttgttttgttcttttgggtttcttcttcccaatgcggtgagcaccacccaggctgctcacccagaaggactaaaactgcttcccagtgcaaccccaaacacccttcacttcagcaggtgaccgcacttgtgctttcagctcctgggctggtgctgtccgggctttccctgctcagcactgactgtgttttgggaaggcaggagccagtgcaaacccttctccgctgttctgctctttttctgctctttttcccctttgctgtgaagctcagctgctccatgagttattgtgttctcctgtgagcgtggggtttgtcctctgctgtggagcacgagagcgaagcccccggagccccggctggtgcagaccccgcagcgagggtgacagacccggagccaggagcagtttccccagggtgaggagcaagtggagctgctcacaccaagggcacaggcagggttggtgcacgtcaccggttctaaggctgtcaccagaacctgacaacctgacaacagtgtgctggctccccgggcagttgaagtacaaccagaacgcaagaggcagcttaaattgggggtcgtctttttgccaggagcaacaaatgccgtgatggagacaacggggaaaaggtggaaactctcagaccgcggtgcagtctcagagaggaaaagagatgaacgagacactgatgagcgggaagagttgacgtatttatcatagaaacattaaaggttatagagatggaatgttacacgagatcaaatatttaaatacattcgctccagacacaaaatagtgttaaaaagttcatctatttattatagatacattaaatattacacaaagctcaaacatgatctaaagatcaaacattaaaatctactaactccagacaagaattggtgggaaaacgtttgcatatttattatataagtattaaatattaaataaagattaaatagaatacaaaatcaaacattaaaatatattaactccagacacaaattagtggtcaaaagttaatccatttattatagaaacattcaatattatataaagattaaatatcatataaagatcaaatattatctagagatcaaacactaaaatctactaactccagacgggaattggtggaataaagttcaagtatttattatataaatattaaataaagattatgtattatataaagcttaaatattaatcctagtaactccagatcaaaaaatactggaaaaatgtttacgtatttttatagaaacattcaataatatatagagattaaatatgatataaggatcaaatattaaactatattaactccagacaaaaattagttgaaaaaagttatgtatttgtcatagaaatgttacatatctataaaaactaaatactacataaggatcaaatattaaaatattttaacgccagacaagaattggtgggggaaaaaagttcacatatttattatgtaaataaagattatgtattaaataaagattatgtatgatataaaagctcaaatcttaatatatattaactcaagagaagaattagtggaaaaaaagtgacgtatttatgatagagatgttacatctatgtaaagattgaatatgacatagggatcaaatattagaatattttaatgccagacaagaattggtggaaaaaagttcaagtatttattctataaatattaaataaagatgatgtgttctataaagctcagttatcagtatctattaactccagaaaaaaagggtggaaaaaagtttctctatttattttatatgcatctctagatatgtgatataaagctcaaacactatctacagaagaaacattaaaatacattaactccagacaaaaatgggttgaaaaaagttgatatacttatcatatcaatattaaatattatacaaggatcaaatattatataaagatttaataataaaatatatcaactccagaaaataattattggggaaggtctatgtacatagtaaataaatattaaatattagtacattaaataaacatattaaataaatattaaacattagtacattaaataaacatatcacataaatattaaatatcagtatgttaaataaaaaacattaaataaagctcaaatacgagatacagctaaaccatttaactatattaactccaaggagaaattagtggaaaaagtttacgtacttattctgtgaatactgaatattatacaagctaaaatattctataaagctaagctatttaaatataggaactccaagcagacatcagtagaaaaaagatgatataatattgaaggtttctgtagaagtatggaaagattaaatatgataaacacatcgagtattaaaatacattaactgcagacaaacactggaaaaaagttaatatactcgttatagaaatattaaatatgatacaaagctcaaacattatatacaggtcacatattaaaatatatgaactccagactaaaactggggggaaaaaagtttacatacttctaatataaacagtaaatcctatccagagctcagccattacaacccatgaagtgcgggctcctcctgtgctgcagcttttcttctcaggatgcagtcgaagttgccctgggtgctcatggcgtagaacacgttcgccttgggtgggatcgccagctccgcaagagagggagcagagcgagcgttcatgggcgccccactcagcgttgggggtttattctcaccggcagctgggacaacgtggcgatggcgtttctgacgtcgcttcgcatgttactcttgccggcaaaatgcagcagagctcttccagcagcagcagcagcagagttctgcttccccacctttgtcctcggagatgatctggaccagctcgtaatcctcggccgagccagactgcaggttgtgcttctccatggctcgctgggtgacagcaggagccttctcttggttactcagctgcaaagagggagttgcaaggagtcgcttggtaaccaagtcgcagattctgccagacgctaaaacacgctctttgcgacacctgggggtggagttagttcaagacaacagacaccgctctagaaatgcagcaggaaatcacagcctctgctctcctgagcaaccgctcggagaggtgagaccttgttctcagcagccatcgaatccgcagcaagagctgccccagctgctgtttgcagacatccattaatccacagtctcccctgctaaacactttctgcgatgtcctgcaaagattctgggccttggagctgggtttgctggggaaggggcaccttgtgtcacagctcacacaccccagtgctgagctggacacacaacagccggcgctggcagaagagcaggggcagcaaagccggcacttgctcagagtgcttcccttggcattgttgatcaaatacaagcttcaatttcaaggccagaaaccttgagagatgctctttgcaaacctctcattcatcccctgctccacatgttttgatttgtaacatcggtcacgttccctgtcaaggaggtctgatcggggaataggtgtttccgaaactaaaagcaccattcaagtcacctggggtgaaaacaccacccacagtaacagcgctttgctgttcccaccgctcaccaggatgctcctgtagatgttgccgcttctgtcctcttctacgctggtgcggatgacgcagctctctccgctctgctggttgtagactggcaggactggcggcacttcttttgatggaacgggagtcacggggccggggcacttcttggagcacttgtcatcagatggcagcaaggggggagacgagatcaaacacattcattaccattgaatttcaaagatccaaaagctaaagatgacactcttcagcacaacagccttaacaagggcttcggcaacccagttaaggcagcttaggtcaagagagcagagtctgcaggacaaagctccctgggaacggaacccagcccagcccaggcttggtctgggcagttcctggcaggtcaaaccacagggctggtgagctctgacctcacctgcttctcacttgctcagctgctctgcctgccccagaat is a genomic window of Patagioenas fasciata isolate bPatFas1 chromosome 25, bPatFas1.hap1, whole genome shotgun sequence containing:
- the LOC139825607 gene encoding ral guanine nucleotide dissociation stimulator-like 1, translated to RNFPFRNLSLWRCWRRPRRRTPRQKRDEEDVESLHSLEETLTKPTKEEVESPECTEEPPERVEETPERIEQTLSETREEDVETTSKVSDKDAETPERVENGLSKATEEDTETAECTEETPSEPTEEDVETPQSLEENVRNQPGEDVEVPQSVQESTTEDGAEDAQEGAVDCDSLRRAQIQQTDSEGARWLGAEGDQFPAGHTVSPDETCNSRALKAGTLEKLVETLPTAFADNDFTYISIFLSTYRAFASTSTVLELLLDRYGNLEISGSEEHGTQNSPGSSTVLRTAMASILQAWLDQCADDFREPPEYVCLQKVLSYLKKNMPGSDPEKRAQNLLEQFQKEEWENDDAFHSLSPCTPDEEEELEISGPEEFSLSQEDLVAEQLTYMDATLFQNVVPHHCLGCIWSRRDKKENKQLAQSIRATISQFNAITNCVLSTILESKELKTQPRAKILEKWIRIGRQCRILNNFSSLKAIVSALQSTSVYRLKKTWACVPKDAMLMFEELCEIFSDCDNFATSRELLLKAGMSLSCQVVISPKAELSPVPDQ